tgaggcagctgcagttcCCCTATCGTTCTGAAACATGTGACCTTGTTTGGCCCAGAGGATCTCCTATACATCAGGGCACTTCATGGGAACCAATGTATACTTTGCCCACCAAAAATCTTTCCCACAGAACACCAGCTTTAATCTACAAAGGAAAGTTTTAGAATAAAGTTATGACAATTTGCTGCTAACAAGCAGCTTGGACATTTGGCTCTAGCCATGATATGCAGAGATAGCATCTTGAAGGTCAGAGCTTTACAGAAAGCTAAACAACCTAGGAATGGGGGCTGGGGGAGCCAGAAAACCAAAGTATAAAGAGACCAGATCCTACAAGCATGTAGCCTAGCTGAGTCATGGAACCAaggattgatagatagatagattgatttacatttatataccaccctccccaaaggctcaggataaAGGGGGGTGCGGCTACATGACATCTTATGATAGCCAAATGATTTATACTGCAACAATGTAACCAATGAAATTAGCAAACCAATGGAACTTGCAGCTTCACCAACACTGGAAGCTATGGCATATAGAAAACAGTTGTGTACAGTCTTATTTTATATATGTGCAACCTTCTATAGAAGCTTACATATAAACTTGCCATAATTCTTgtcatttaaaaatttttaaagaatGCTATGAGTGCTTCAGTTCACAAGATCAAAGTGCCAGTTTAAATACTGGTAGATTGGCATGCCCACCTTGCTGTTATGCAAAAATGGTTCTAAGACATTTCAGCAATTGATTTTGCACCTTCCTGCTTAGTAACAATGGGAAGCTAAACAGACTgctaaaatggctggcagccatttaaaccccttgaACTTAAAGATACTGAGATGCTTTTTCAAATAAACAAAAGATTTACAATGAGGGAAGATTGTTTGGAATTCAAGAATCTCTATACTATTCTCTTCTAATTTCACCTCACAACTAGGCACTTTCACTTTGACCAACTTTTGGTGCAAACACCTGGCCACCCAAATTATCTCCACCAAATGACTGCTATAGCTGACCAGACACAGTGTGGATTAGCCCTGTCCCAAAATTTCTGCTTTTTCACTAGAGAATCTCCTCAGAGGTGTGTATCAGCGAAAGATCTGTCAGACCTTTCTCTGACCAGTCTCAGCTGCAGCTCTGCCTGAACTGAGCGTCTTTCCAGCCCACATCAATATATCAACTCCCACAAGCCTTAGAGCCTGTTGCACTGGCTCATACACTCTAGAAACCTTACTACCCATAGCTGTTGTTACAGCCctaagataactgtgactagcccaaggtctcccagttggccccatgtggaggagtgaggaaacaAACCCAAATTAGaatgttgctcttaaccactataccatgctgacaaTGCATATTTTATGGCACTGCAATCATAGCATATTCTCATTATTCTGAACTTTCATGTAATGAGACAGAATTTCAGTGGAGTCAGCTTTCACATGCAACCCTTGTAGTCCTTGGGACTTTGAGTCATGGTCAAAATCTATTCCATTGCATGGCTCCAATCCAGATGAAAAATAAACAATTGGCACTGGATGTTCTTTAGTAATATTCATAATGCTCTTCCTGATCCATACCATTTCCCCCAGCAAGACCATACTGCAATTAGTTTTGGGTAAGATTAATTAAGATGAATAAGATGAGTCCTTCCTACCTTTCCCCCTAACCCTGTAAAATTGGTAACGCTGAGAGATAGTGGATTGCtccttgatagaatcatagaatcattgagttggaaggggctagccacagtcctgttaaaactgttctcgcagagcagttctgtcagctctctcagccGAACCTACCTTCCAGGATgtttattgtgaggagaggaaaggaaggagattgtatatcactttgagattcttttaagcagagaaaagcagggtattacaCCAATTCTTCTTTGAGTTATACAATTGTACAACATCTATAGCAGTAGGGCTGATTCTCACGAAAATGTCACCTTGCCAACTACCTCATCTATGCCGCATAGCAGTAaacaagcagggtataataaacAACTTTCCTTCTTATTCTAAAGGTGCACATAAGGTGATTATCTGTTAGCCTTTCTTGCATGCAATCTTGTGGCTAACCAGTTTCTTTTTAAGGAAGGTTTTGGAATGACTAAAAGATGCAAGATTGTTGAAGCACAGTCCCTGGATCATATTCATACAATTAAGCTCATGAAACATGAGTCTTCACTGGGTTCTGTATGGTGAACCTGATTTCTAAGTATAACAACATGTATCCAGGGGTTGGATCCACCCAAATATGTTCCTTTGTCTCACCCATGTCCACTCTTTAACATAGCCCCCATGTGATATTgaatgcttgtttatttatttatatttatatactgccactctcaaatgtctcgcggcggtttacaaaaatccataaatacattaaaatcccattaaaaaccattaaaacatagttaaaacccATGGTTTTGGTCCTAGCAGGCTCCATCATTTCCAGCATAGTCATTCTGATGGTCTGAGGAGACCCTATCTTTTTCAACACCAGTAATCTCATTTTACATAAACGACAGGACTTTATAAACAAGACACAACCAATTTCTCATAGCAATTTACTGGCTTTGCATggattccctcagcctttctagCTTCTTCCATCCGAGACTGTTGATGATTTGAGCACATATATAACATTTCTCAAACGGGCTTGTTTTAGCTCTTCCCCCCAGAGATATAAAGTAAATTACACTTAGTTACATCATTTCAGCAGCAGTTCGCTATACAATATGTTGTCAATTGGAAGAAATAATGGATAAAAAGGCACAGCTAATGTAAggaggtttgattttttttttttacttcagaatTGCTGTTGGTGGGATGAACAACCTTTTTGTCCTGCTAAAAACTAGAGAAAAATGGGCTTGTGACATTTCTCGGGGCGAGGGCTAAATAACAATGACAGACCCACTCTATAAAGGATGTTCTTTAAAGGATATGAATTAACTTCTCCCAACTCCTGTGGCTTACCACTGCCAGATGATCCTCCAAGTCAATTTTTTCTCACCCtgagctgaagaagggagcagttgCAGAGAAGGTAAGATAAGAagactttcacagtcagagtagttcagcagtggaataggctgcctaaggaggtggtgagctccccctcactggcagtcttcaagcaaaggttggatacacacttttcttggatgctttaggatgctttggactgatcctgcattgagcagggggttggactagatggcctgtgtggccccttccaactctatgattctgtgattctgtgaagattgtGGAACTGAAAAAGTACTGAAAAAGGCAACCAGAGTAATTAAGGGGTTGGCGCACCTTTCCTATGACGACTGGCTAAAAACAATTTCAGACTTCTCAGTCTAGAAGAAAGATTGCTAAGGGAAGCTTTGATGGAGATTTATACAATTATGCAGGAGACGGGGGAACTAGATAGACTGAATATCAGCCGCAATGAATATCGTAAAGGCTAAAGCTCTTGCTCATTTGACATATAGAATAATGATCAGTATAATCCAATAACATTTGCATCAGATCAGGACCACATAGCATGGGGTGGAGGGCAGGTGAAACCTTTCTCCAAGGTACCATGTTTGCAGCCGTGATCTGACCCCAGAGCCATCTAGATGCCTTAATGGATGATCAGTCAGGGCCAGAAACTGGCAGAATCCCTCCAGCTAAGGTAGCTTGCCAGGTATCCATCAGACCCTCTTCCTTTTCATTCATGACTCCCACTCTTCCCATGGAGATTCTGTTGAGGAAGAAATAACTCAACATCCTTTTAGTAGTTGTAGAAGGCTTCTGAGGCTTAGATAGTAGGCAGTAGTAATTaattatcattaataaatatcCCTCTTTTCCTGATTGTACAGATCTCCCTGCCATGAGGAAATCCATCTGCGGTTGACCTGGACTCTGCTTTGCAGATACATAATTCACtgggaaaatggaaagaaagaatcATACAATTCTGGCAGAGTTCATTCTCTTGGGACTGTCGGAAGATCCTAACATCCAGTCGGTCCTTTTTGTCACGGGGCTGTTGGCATACGTGTTCACATTAGCAGGGAATCTGGCCATTATTCTTTTGATACAGGCCGATCAGCACCTCCAAACTCCAATGTACTTCTTGTTAAGCAATCTGTCCTTTACTGAGATCTGCTACATCAGCTCCACCATGCCAAAGATGTTATGGGATCTTGTAGCAGGGAACAAGACCATCTCTTTTGATGGCTGCGCACTCCAAATGTTCTGCTTTCTAGCCACAGGAGCTACGGAAGGTGCCTTACTCTCTGTCATGGCCTATGATCGTTATGCTGCCATCTGCCACCCATTGCAGTACACATTGCTCATGAGCCAGCCTATGCTCAGATGGCTCCTTGCAGTGTCATGGGCCATTGGAGGTCTTAATGCCACTGTCAACATTGCCTTTGTGTTCTCCTTGGACTTCTGTGGTCCCAATAAGATAGTGCACTTCTTCTGTGACATCCCACCTGTCTTGCATCTGTCCTACTCTGACACTTCCCTTACAGAACTGGTGACGTTTATGATCTCTGGAAGTATCCTGATAGTAACTGTCTTCTTAATTGTCCTCTCCTATGTTCTGATTGTCTTATCAGTGCTCAAAATCAGttcagctcagggcaggatcaagaCATTTTCTACATATGCCTCCCACCTGACTGTGGTGAGTATCTTCTACAGCACAGGCATCTTTACTTACATGAGACCTTCCTCCCGTCATTCCATGGAAGATGACCGTGTGATCTCTGTGCTGTACACTATCATCACTCCTTTGTTGAACCCAATAATCTACAGCCTAAAGAACAAAGAAATGCAGGCAGCACTGTGGAATGTTCTAAGAAAGGAATCACATTGTCATCTATGAATACACATCATTCATGGTTTATATTATGAGACATTAAAAGAATCCATTCATAATGAAAACCTCTTATTTAGCATTTGGTTTATGAGCTTCAGGTCCAATGCAGAATTGGCCAAAGCAACCACAGTGACTGGTGTTGTACTTCCTCTACCCCATCCTCAACCTCCTTGGGTGAAAAGTGGGAATATTCCAATGTGGAAGAACTGCTGGATCATTATGCTGTTACAGAACTGTTACTCTTACTCATCTATCATAGTTGTTAAGCACATCTTTTACTGGAGCCCTGAGCACCTGTTACAATGAACACATGTAAAATCCATATCCAGCTTACATTCCATTGTTCTATGTCTGTGTATTGATTAACTCTCATGTTGCAGTCAGAATATGTACAACTGAACGTGTGATACAAACCCAGCACCTATTCAGGTAttggtcctcccccccttcttttttgtaaAATGGGAACATGTTTGTTCTTCCCTAAAAACAAATGTGCACACACATAGGCCAGGATTTATATACATTTACTGGACCACTCGTATAAGGGTTTAGACAAATCACtgatttataataattataattaaaaaCCTGGGTTTTTCCTAGACTAATAGAAAGATGTTTCTTGCCTGCTCGTGGCTCCCATCTCTGGATTTATGTATCTACTGATTTGGCCATGTAAAAATAAGATAATATTGATGTTTCCTTTACATCAACACAAAATCTAAATGCTTAAATATAATCTAAAAATTGGAATGTAATAGTCTCTGGATCATGCCATATAAGTGTGTCTGGATCATACCCAGTATTTGACAAAGTTTATTTTGAAATCTCTTacgcatttcttctttttctcagttTATCTTATTCACAATGTTAAAAAGGAATAGTTCTCCCATCACATTTTGTAGATTCGGCCATCTAATAAAGTTGATGAGAGATATATGAAATCTGTGTAAATAGTGATTCATTTGAGGGggtgaaagctttccccttctgcctaaccattggctgacagggtaaaggtaaaggtaaaggtatcccctgtgcaagcaccgagtcatgtctgacccttggggtgacgccctctagcgttttcatggcagactcaatacggggtggtttgccagtgccttccccagtcatgaccgtttaccccccagcagcaagctgggtactcattttaccgacctcggaaggatggaaggctgagtcaaccttgagccggctgctgggatcgaactcccaacctcatgagcaaagctttcaggcggctgccttaccactctgcgccacaagaggctcttactggctgacagggaggtcacagcaaaaccccttctcacttaaaatactgctgtggccagcctcactgcacAAGGGCAGATGCAGGCAAGCCTCGTGTGTCACTTCTCCGCAACTTtctaaacatttgaggcctac
The Paroedura picta isolate Pp20150507F chromosome 16, Ppicta_v3.0, whole genome shotgun sequence genome window above contains:
- the LOC143825903 gene encoding olfactory receptor 5A2-like, with amino-acid sequence MERKNHTILAEFILLGLSEDPNIQSVLFVTGLLAYVFTLAGNLAIILLIQADQHLQTPMYFLLSNLSFTEICYISSTMPKMLWDLVAGNKTISFDGCALQMFCFLATGATEGALLSVMAYDRYAAICHPLQYTLLMSQPMLRWLLAVSWAIGGLNATVNIAFVFSLDFCGPNKIVHFFCDIPPVLHLSYSDTSLTELVTFMISGSILIVTVFLIVLSYVLIVLSVLKISSAQGRIKTFSTYASHLTVVSIFYSTGIFTYMRPSSRHSMEDDRVISVLYTIITPLLNPIIYSLKNKEMQAALWNVLRKESHCHL